In Kordiimonas pumila, a single genomic region encodes these proteins:
- a CDS encoding MFS transporter encodes MQQTDSDSKTTSVKDVEQLGTFAAIASLSYVFWICGGMEMVERLAFYGVRSLAGIYGTDSVKDGGLGLVGAEIGTILSVWYFAQGIIPVFTGGLSDRLGYKETIFLSTVFKILGYLFMAWFASFWGFFAGALVIALGTGIFKPGIQGTIAKATNRKNSSVAWGIFYQTVNIGGFLGPMMAGYLRQTEWDNVFYACAAIISLNFLLLLTYKEPDKEERLALRAERKASGTKKHSLITESWRELTRPVVLIYMLLFTGFWFMLLIYWDLGPLYFRDWVDTSTIVRDIWGSETPGAFARTFFVMDHAGTKIMPEGIVNINAMLIMVFCFLVAGFSAKMKAANAMAVGTFLAASALIMIGGFNAAWVMVIGVVIFSLGEMLSSPKCLEFLANIAPSDKKAMYLGFANLPFALGALIEGFTGQYFYGKYAAIDQVARDHMIQTGTPVTAANAIPVGDAFERLVTQTGMPANDLMNELYAHYNIGTMFYIMAFIGILSAIGLYYYGRWTYKSAQQE; translated from the coding sequence ATGCAGCAAACAGACAGTGACAGCAAAACCACCTCCGTCAAAGATGTTGAACAATTAGGCACCTTCGCTGCTATTGCCAGCCTTTCGTATGTTTTCTGGATATGCGGCGGCATGGAAATGGTCGAGCGTCTAGCTTTCTACGGCGTCAGGTCACTTGCTGGTATTTACGGCACAGATTCAGTGAAAGACGGCGGCCTCGGGCTAGTCGGTGCTGAAATCGGCACAATTTTAAGTGTCTGGTATTTTGCACAAGGTATAATTCCGGTGTTTACCGGCGGCCTCTCAGACCGGCTTGGATATAAAGAAACCATCTTTCTATCAACTGTCTTTAAAATTCTCGGTTATCTATTCATGGCTTGGTTCGCAAGTTTTTGGGGCTTTTTCGCCGGTGCCCTTGTTATCGCTTTAGGTACTGGTATCTTCAAACCCGGCATTCAAGGTACCATTGCCAAAGCAACAAACCGGAAAAACAGTTCTGTCGCATGGGGTATTTTTTATCAGACCGTTAATATTGGTGGCTTTCTTGGCCCTATGATGGCGGGTTATCTGCGGCAAACTGAATGGGATAATGTTTTTTACGCGTGTGCTGCCATCATTTCCCTGAATTTCCTTTTGTTGCTGACCTACAAAGAACCAGACAAGGAAGAGCGCCTAGCTCTGCGCGCTGAGAGAAAGGCCTCGGGCACAAAGAAACACAGCCTAATTACAGAAAGCTGGCGCGAATTAACTCGGCCTGTTGTGCTTATATATATGCTGTTGTTTACAGGTTTCTGGTTCATGCTTCTGATATACTGGGATCTGGGGCCGCTGTATTTTAGAGACTGGGTCGATACCAGCACGATTGTGCGTGATATCTGGGGCAGTGAAACACCTGGGGCCTTTGCACGTACATTCTTTGTTATGGACCATGCTGGCACCAAAATTATGCCAGAAGGTATCGTCAACATTAACGCAATGCTCATCATGGTTTTCTGTTTTCTGGTCGCGGGCTTCAGTGCAAAAATGAAAGCCGCGAACGCCATGGCCGTTGGTACATTCCTCGCAGCTTCCGCCCTTATCATGATTGGTGGTTTTAATGCCGCATGGGTTATGGTGATAGGAGTCGTTATCTTCTCGCTCGGGGAGATGTTATCCAGCCCCAAATGCCTTGAGTTTCTGGCCAACATCGCACCCTCTGATAAAAAAGCCATGTATCTGGGTTTTGCAAACCTGCCGTTTGCGCTCGGCGCCCTTATTGAAGGCTTCACCGGGCAATATTTTTACGGTAAATATGCCGCAATTGATCAGGTAGCACGGGACCATATGATACAGACCGGTACCCCAGTAACAGCGGCAAATGCCATTCCGGTGGGTGACGCTTTTGAAAGGTTGGTAACCCAAACAGGCATGCCCGCCAATGAC
- a CDS encoding cold-shock protein, producing the protein MANGTVKWFNATKGYGFIKPEQGGDDIFVHISAVEAAGLTSLNDDQPISYDLVEDRRGRMSAGNLALR; encoded by the coding sequence ATGGCAAACGGTACAGTAAAGTGGTTTAATGCAACAAAAGGTTACGGCTTTATCAAACCTGAACAGGGCGGCGATGACATATTCGTACATATTTCTGCCGTTGAAGCAGCCGGACTTACAAGCCTGAATGATGATCAGCCAATTTCATACGATCTGGTGGAAGACCGCCGTGGCCGTATGTCCGCTGGCAATTTAGCGCTGCGCTAA